Proteins encoded by one window of Aspergillus puulaauensis MK2 DNA, chromosome 4, nearly complete sequence:
- a CDS encoding uncharacterized protein (COG:T;~EggNog:ENOG410PQ9E) yields MQHDIYSLGVCLLKIGFCVGDSWLATSLARSSVSSFWVSLVSGEGHASTLLAGFDCDDPSAFAGDSSLKDHSMALAKEQLPIRMGKMDTQVVVNWLSCMDEMSEEFSNKSEFEDADDILIGVKYVEKVIAVVHTVKV; encoded by the exons ATGCAGCATGATATATACAGTCTCGGAGTATGCCTGCTCAAGATTGGATTCTGcgttggagatagctggctggccaccagccttgcaaggtctagcgtctcatcattCTGGGTGTCTCTGGTGAGTGGCGAGGGCCACGCAAGCACCTTACTGGCTGGGTTCGACTGTGATGATCCTTCGGCATTCGCTGGAGACAGCTCGCTTAAGGATCATTCTATGGCGCTAGCGAAGGAACAACTCCCGATCCGGATGGGAAAGATGGACACCCAGGTAGTTGTGAACTGGTTATCTTGCATGGATGAGATGAGTGAAGAGTTCAGCAATAAAAGCGAATttgaggatgctgatgaCATCTTGATTGGGGTCAAATATGTCGAGAAGGTAATTGCCGTTGTTCATACA GTAAAGGTTTGA
- a CDS encoding putative choline sulfatase (COG:P;~EggNog:ENOG410PKN7;~InterPro:IPR025863,IPR017785,IPR017850,IPR024607, IPR000917;~PFAM:PF12411,PF00884;~go_function: GO:0003824 - catalytic activity [Evidence IEA];~go_function: GO:0008484 - sulfuric ester hydrolase activity [Evidence IEA]): MAAKKPNILYIMADQMAAPLLAFHDKNSPIKTPNLDRLAEEGVVFDSAYCNSPLCAPSRFVMVTGQLPSKIGAYDNAADLPADTPTYAHYLRREGYHTALAGKMHFCGPDQLHGYEQRLTSDIYPGDYGWSVNWDEPDIRLDFYHNMSSVMEAGPVVRTNQLDFDEEVIYKSKQYLYDHVRQRTEQPFCLTVSMTHPHDPYAMTKEFWDLYEDVEIPLPKQGAIPHDQQDPHSQRILKCIDLFGKEMPDERIKAARRAYYAACTYVDTNVGKLLKVLDDTGMRDDTIIVFTGDHGDMLGERGLWYKMAWYENSARVPFIVNAPKRFAPKRVSENVSTMDILPTFADLVGAQLIKGLPLDGVSLLPHLTGEDGVKTDTVLGEYMGEGTQSPVVMIRRGRWKFVYSLIDPPMLFDVQNDPLEKVNLVAGLPDPAHAVPADPKAVAFAKTVGPAALPTPLESPRATPLARNTRDYAFPTPPRTPSPGKQSNAVPDTTDPTKLLAYFSEEVHTLWDLESIREDVLRSQRRRRLVYSALIQGTPQFWDWEPRVDPSTQYVRNQGKGVLDDVELISRWPRVLQQAAQAQGVKI, encoded by the exons ATGGCCGCCAAGAAGCCTAACATCCTCTACATCATGGCGGACCAGATGGCTGCCCCCCTTCTGGCCTTCCATGACAAGAACTCCCCCATCAAGACCCCCAACCTCGACCgcctggcggaggagggtgttgtctTTGACTCTGCCTACTGTAACTCCCCGCTATGCGCCCCGTCCCGGTTCGTCATGGTCACCGGCCAATTGCCCTCCAAGATTGGTGCCTACGACAACGCCGCCGACCTGCCCGCCGACACCCCAACCTATGCGCATTACCTGCGCCGTGAGGGCTACCACACTGCACTTGCTGGCAAGATGCACTTCTGTGGGCCTGACCAGCTCCACGGCTATGAGCAGCGTCTGACATCTGACATCTACCCCGGCGATTACGGCTGGTCAGTCAACTGGGATGAGCCC GACATCCGCCTTGACTTTTACCACAACATGTCTTCTGTCATGGAGGCTGGTCCTGTTGTCCGTACCAACCAACTCGACTTTGACGAGGAGGTCATCTACAAGTCGAAGCAGTACCTCTACGACCATGTCCGCCAGCGCACTGAGCAACCATTCTGCTTGACTGTCTCCATGACTCACCCTCATGACCCTTACGCCATGACCAAGGAGTTCTGGGACCTGTACGAGGACGTTGAGATTCCTCTGCCCAAGCAAGGTGCTATCCCACACGACCAGCAGGACCCTCACTCCCAGCGCATTCTCAAGTGCATTGACCTCTTTGGCAAGGAGATGCCCGATGAGCGCATCAAGGCTGCGCGTCGTGCCTACTACGCGGCTTGCACGTACGTCGACACCAATGTTGGAAAGCTCCTGAAGGTTCTTGACGACACTGGCATGCGGGATGACACTATCATCGTGTTCACTGGTGATCACGGTGACATGCTTGGCGAGCGTGGCCTCTGGTACAAGATGGCCTGGTACGAGAACTCGGCTCGCGTGCCATTTATTGTCAACGCACCCAAGCGTTTCGCCCCGAAGCGCGTCTCTGAGAACGTGTCGACTATGGATATCTTGCCGACATTCGCCGACCTGGTTGGGGCGCAGCTCATCAAGGGGCTACCCCTAGACGGTGTCTCCCTGCTGCCCCATTTgactggagaggatggtgtCAAGACCGACACTGTTCTTGGCGAGTACATGGGCGAAGGCACCCAGTCTCCTGTCGTCATGATCCGCCGTGGCCGCTGGAAGTTTGTTTACTCCTTGATCGACCCGCCGATGCTCTTCGATGTCCAGAACGACCCACTGGAGAAGGTGAACCTGGTAGCTGGCCTACCAGACCCTGCGCACGCAGTTCCGGCGGATCCTAAAGCCGTTGCTTTTGCCAAAACCGTGGGACCCGCAGCCCTGCCCACCCCTCTGGAATCGCCTCGTGCAACACCACTGGCCCGCAACACACGCGACTATGCCTTCCCAACTCCCCCGCGGACCCCAAGCCCGGGCAAGCAATCGAACGCTGTTCCCGACACCACCGACCCAACGAAGCTGTTGGCCTACTTCTCTGAAGAGGTCCACACCCTCTGGGATCTGGAGAGCATCAGGGAAGATGTCCTGCGCTCgcagcgccgccgccgccttgTCTACTCCGCCCTGATCCAGGGTACTCCTCAGTTCTGGGATTGGGAGCCTCGCGTCGACCCCAGCACCCAGTATGTCCGCAACCAGGGCAAGGGAGTTCTTGACGATGTCGAGTTGATCTCTCGCTGGCCTCGTGTCCTACAACAAGCCGCCCAAGCTCAGGGCGTGAAAATCTAA
- a CDS encoding ubiquitin domain-containing protein DSK2 (BUSCO:EOG09264JQ1;~COG:O;~EggNog:ENOG410PHFJ;~InterPro:IPR009060,IPR006636,IPR015940,IPR000626, IPR029071;~PFAM:PF00240,PF11976,PF00627,PF13881;~go_function: GO:0005515 - protein binding [Evidence IEA]), whose amino-acid sequence MADDTATAEDSPITFSIKASNDAKFTLTLPLSTSVSELKEKLSSSEYADTPAERQRLIYSGRVLKDSDTLATYKIKDGHTIHLVKSAASNQRQAAAPAQSASTSTPTSAAANPAATGVPTNLAAGTGNNPLAGLTGARYAGFAQLPGAGMFGPDGGMGPPPDADSMLQMLENPQFQSTINEALQNPAMIDMMMQQNPMLRDMPGARQMMQSPEFRRMLTDPESLRHMMQFQRAMGGLGGGGAGGGAGGAFPAPGVTNTTPEENRDAQNDNSGANTTAGAPPFNPFMPQGLGAGNPFAALFGGNQGMGFNPTGAGQTGAGQTESGETPGAGADAAAEGQAAQNAQNPFRGLNPSLFGGQGGMNPFSPEQNPLLRNPALLEQLMQSMGGQGGEGGAAANPFASLFGGGGPGFGSPAPTDNRPPEERYADQLRQLNDMGFFEFERNIEALRRAGGSVQGAVEYLLSHPS is encoded by the exons ATGGCTGATGATACCGCCACAGCGGAGGATTCTCCGATCACCTTCAGTATCAAGGCATCTAATGATGCTAAGTTCACACTCACATTACCTCTCTCGACGTCAGTGTCagagttgaaggagaagctctcaTCATCCGAATATGCCGATACCCCAGCGGAGCGCCAGCGCCTGATCTATTCAGGGAGGGTGCTGAAAGACAGTGACACCTTGGCGACCTACAAGATAAAAGATGGGCACACTATTCACCTCGTAAAAAGTGCTGCCAGCAATCAACGCCAGGCTGCCGCCCCTGCGCAGAGTGCTTCCACATCCACGCCAACGAGCGCTGCCGCGAATCCAGCAGCCACCGGAGTCCCGACGAACCTCGCCGCTGGCACAGGCAACAACCCTCTTGCTGGCTTAACTGGCGCGCGGTATGCTGGGTTCGCCCAGCTTCCAGGTGCTGGCATGTTCGGCCCAGATGGCGGG ATGGGCCCTCCACCCGACGCAGATTCGATGCTTCAGATGCTTGAGAATCCACAATTCCAGTCCACCATCAACGAAGCTCTACAGAATCCTGCCATGATCGATATGATGATGCAACAAAACCCCATGCTGCGTGATATGCCCGGCGCCCGTCAAATGATGCAAAGTCCAGAATTCCGTCGTATGTTAACCGACCCTGAGTCGCTTCGTCACATGATGCAATTTCAACGAGCAATGGGAGGTcttggtggcggcggcgctggtggtggcgctggtggtgctTTCCCTGCCCCAGGCGTTACAAACACGACACCTGAGGAGAATAGAGACGCGCAAAACGACAATAGCGGCGCCAACACTACGGCCGGTGCACCACCTTTCAACCCTTTCATGCCTCAGGGTCTAGGCGCAGGCAATCCGTTTGCTGCTCTTTTCGGAGGTAATCAAGGTATGGGCTTCAACCCAACGGGCGCTGGCCAGACTGGGGCAGGGCAGACAGAATCAGGTGAGACACCTGGTGCCGGTGCCGATGCTGCTGCCGAAGGTCAAGCTGCGCAAAATGCACAGAATCCCTTCCGCGGTTTGAATCCTTCTCTGTTTGGTGGTCAAGGGGGCATGAACCCGTTCAGCCCCGAACAAAATCCCCTGCTCCGCAACCCTGCGTTGCTGGAACAGTTGATGCAATCAATGGGAGGACAAGGAGGGGAGggtggtgctgctgctaaCCCTTTCGCTTCATTgtttgggggtggaggtCCCGGCTTCGGTAGCCCAGCTCCCACAGACAACAGGCCACCGGAAGAACGATATGCGGACCAGCTGCGCCAGCTCAATGATATGGGGTTCTTCGAATTTGAACGGAACATTGAAGCTCTTCGTCGAGCAGGAGGCAGTGTACAAGGCGCAGTGGAGTATTTGCTGAGCCATCCCTCCTAA
- a CDS encoding uncharacterized protein (COG:S;~EggNog:ENOG410PJ4M) yields MPLFRKKDKSKPSFSSSAFRSVEHLPRTGNPPSRGSSAAPHFDSDDSNNNNTYQHQHQNNYTVSTSQQFPPQTQPQAQTHPYSHAHSQSQTQFHSSDPRLPPPRNPARSSGLQRSHTQRLRTPPDASTLSNSNSTITVATNNPSSPSQLAPPQSFDADVSDQSWPSSPTDKPDDQEPRRSKRSLFSFHSSTSSSSVRDQPSLLERNRSVKLTGRRQSGQVQQQQQQQQQLRQQQSPQLLEQSRSSLEGWSKDYAVDAPESEQQSSMPQQSTGRVPDPGLAPHTRSPHPSPIPRSNTDPHLFDPVYRQQPAETPRQASDLAPSSHQLDPRPPSRQSIGPPSPFPHPKSETSSVSQLGAMSDRPTGGNQQNQSQPPGSSHGNNAGQQQGALDTGRATPTSKDNRSRDDENDFRALLQKHEELQAKYSKVKRYYFERDAQVQHLQNTVAHQRMAVSRTVLDDNEYANRFGRLDGAIKDLAFSIRKDWKTLPNWLAGFVNEDAATTGTKEMTAIGRTVMSRWLVDELFERYFHPSLERGFSQQLKSIEMTLRRQQINTATEEDKENAVARISNWRRTTLDGLGNTLQGPAADEHRAQLIDSLVESLVAALVSNLNSPPPPGIDNGARMIIENAIGIAEKIPLESRDICVEYILPGSTIHDATMKIEPGVLPPLTNVGNPPDPRRSAEESSDNNNPDEDGPGAGAGNNAENDRESPPNSTNPGGLDGPPAAREQRMRSVFSNFMGRERKPGQGPGSAGPGSSPGPAPPAGNVGDAVRRGSVTAPASGPTRIRLAAFVTAEVRGRGPINVLVKAPAYPIE; encoded by the exons ATGCCCCTCTTCCGCAAGAAAGACAAGTCCAAGCCgtccttctcgtcttctGCGTTCCGATCGGTCGAGCATCTGCCCCGTACCGGTAATCCTCCCTCCAGGGGCTCCTCTGCCGCCCCTCATTTCGACAGCGACGATagtaacaacaacaatacataccaacaccaacaccaaaatAACTACACCGTCTCCACTTCGCAGCAGTTTCCGCCCCAAACCCAGCCTCAGGCGCAGACTCACCCTTACTCCCACGCTCACTCGCAATCGCAGACGCAATTTCACTCTTCCGACCCCCGTCTACCTCCACCTCGTAATCCTGCCCGCTCGTCAGGCCTGCAGCGCTCGCACACTCAGCGTCTTCGTACACCGCCAGACGCTTCGACTCTCTCGAACTCGAACTCCACAATCACGGTAGCCACCAACAacccttcttctccctcccagcTCGCGCCACCTCAGTCCTTCGATGCTGACGTCTCCGACCAGTCGTGGCCATCATCCCCTACTGACAAGCCAGACGACCAGGAACCCCGCCGGTCTAAACGGAGTCTGTTTTCGTTCCattcctcaacttcttcgtcgtccgtCCGAGACCAGCCCAGTTTGTTGGAGCGCAATCGATCTGTGAAGTTAACCGGCCGACGCCAATCGGGGCAGgtacagcagcagcaacagcagcaacaacaactccGCCAGCAACAGTCGCCGCAGTTGCTGGAACAATCGCGTTCGTCGTTGGAGGGTTGGTCCAAAGACTATGCGGTAGACGCCCCGGAATCTGAACAACAATCGTCCATGCCGCAGCAGAGTACCGGTCGTGTTCCTGATCCTGGTCTCGCCCCTCATACCCGCTCGCCTCACCCCTCCCCCATTCCGCGGTCCAATACCGACCCCCATCTTTTCGACCCGGTCTATCGGCAGCAGCCCGCCGAAACTCCCAGACAAGCTTCAGACCTGGCTCCCTCTAGTCACCAATTGGACCCTCGCCCGCCTTCCCGACAATCTATCGGACCCCCCTCGCCGTTCCCTCATCCTAAGAGCGAAACATCTTCAGTGTCGCAGCTCGGGGCGATGTCCGACCGACCCACCGGCGGAAATCAACAAAATCAATCTCAGCCCCCAGGTTCGAGCCACGGGAACAATGCTGGCCAACAGCAAGGTGCCCTCGACACCGGGCGTGCCACACCCACTTCTAAAGACAACCGGAGTCGTGACGATGAAAATGACTTCCGTGCCTTACTCCAGAAACATGAGGAACTGC AGGCCAAATATTCCAAGGTGAAACGGTACTACTTTGAACGAGATGCGCAGGTTCAGCATCTGCAAAATACCGTAGCCCACCAGCGGATGGCTGTTTCCCGAACAGTCCTCGATGATAATGAGTACGCCAACCGGTTTGGCCGTCTCGACGGTGCCATCAAGgacctcgccttctccattCGCAAGGACTGGAAGACGCTCCCCAACTGGCTCGCTGGATTTGTCAATGAAGACGCGGCTACCACAGGCACAAAGGAAATGACCGCAATCGGCCGAACCGTGATGAGTCGCTGGCTCGTGgacgagctcttcgagcGGTACTTTCACCCGTCTCTCGAACGAGGCTTCAGCCAGCAGTTGAAATCGATTGAAATGACGCTGCGCCGACAACAAATAAATACTGCTACAGAAGAAGATAAGGAGAACGCCGTTGCCCGCATCTCCAACTGGCGCCGCACCACACTCGACGGCCTCGGAAATACCCTCCAAGGTCCCGCAGCAGACGAACACCGTGCCCAACTCATCGATTCCCTCGTCGAGAGTCTTGTCGCAGCCCTTGTCAGTAACCTCAACAGTCCCCCTCCCCCAGGTATCGACAACGGTGCACGCATGATCATAGAGAATGCAATCGGCATCGCCGAAAAGATCCCACTCGAATCCCGAGACATCTGCGTCGAATACATTCTCCCAGGCTCAACCATCCACGACGCCACAATGAAAATCGAACCTGGTGTCCTCCCCCCGCTCACCAACGTCGGTAACCCCCCTGACCCCCGCCGCTCCGCTGAAGAATCCTccgacaacaacaatccTGACGAGGATGGCCCTGGTGCCGGCGCCGGAAACAACGCGGAAAATGACCGCGAGTCACCTCCCAATTCCACGAACCCCGGTGGTCTCGATGGGCCTCCGGCAGCCCGCGAACAACGCATGCGCTCCGTCTTTAGTAACTTCATGGGTCGGGAGCGGAAACCGGGACAAGGACcgggttctgcagggccCGGTTCTAGTCCTGGCCCTGCGCCTCCAGCTGGTAATGTCGGTGACGCCGTCCGTCGCGGCTCCGTTACGGCTCCTGCCTCAGGACCAACCCGTATCCGACTTGCGGCGTTTGTGACGGCTGAAGTGCGCGGACGCGGGCCGATCAATGTCCTGGTAAAGGCTCCTGCTTATCCGATAGAATAA
- a CDS encoding transmembrane 9 family protein (COG:U;~EggNog:ENOG410PI2V;~InterPro:IPR004240;~PFAM:PF02990;~SECRETED:SignalP(1-26);~TransMembrane:9 (n10-21c26/27o306-327i400-427o433-458i470-494o506-530i551-578o590-615i627-651o663-692i);~go_component: GO:0016021 - integral component of membrane [Evidence IEA]): MMMGPRWLSCPQIWSLWLLLVSCSYAFYLPGYSIKRYNDDESIPLLVNKIFSDNTQLQYAYYNLPFVCPASGRTHGGSPFGSGQSVSQNLGEILRGDRIMTSDFELHMGQNAECRALCTREIERKDVKWGRQLIREGYVAEWIADNLPGATSFVTVDRTRKYYASGFKLGYQEFSPVDGKLRYFINNHFTIVIRWRAAPEGGKTVVGFEVYPKSISAKDHGENGCPEHVHEEHEGLELYIPPNIERLREKYPGSSYLPEDDDYDDGAKLKVPITYSVYFKEENGVDWWSRWDLYFSKQDDSTMTHWLAVLNSLTISGVLGVAVYVIWNRTVQGDIKGRGDGAMDEGKVRRSGSKKEGLLDQTADVEREGDLSSDDEGIEDVSGWKLLHGDVFRVPEFSGLLAPLVGSGMQLFFMASGLLILSCLGILNPSFRGGFVSVGMGLFVFAGVFSGYFSGSLYKTFGGVSWRKNTLITALFFPGLTFCLIFILNLFVWAQASSTAIPFGTLIGIVVLWLLIQVPLVYAGSWYGFMRAKPWEHPTKTSSIPRQIPPLPWYLHSVQGTILTGLTPFAVLFIELLFVFKNLWQDKSGYYYVFGFLSAVTTILMITVSEVTIIATYSQLCAENYHWWWQSFLTGGSSAFWVFAYCIWYYYFHLHITGFVSSLLFFSYSFLACAVYGLLTGTVGFLTAYAFIRRIYSSVKVD; encoded by the exons ATGATGATGGGGCCGCGATGGCTTAGCTGTCCCCAGATATGGTCGCTATGGCTGTTGCTTGTATCCTGCTCCTACGCGTTCTACTTGCCCG GCTATTCGATTAAGCGGTATAATGATGACGAATCGATCCCACTCCTTGTGAACAAAATATTCTCGGACAACACACAGCTCCAGTATGCCTATTACAACCTACCTTTCGTATGTCCTGCTAGCGGACGAACGCACGGCGGATCACCGTTTGGTTCTGGACAAAGCGTTTCGCAGAATCTGGGAGAAATCCTGCGCGGTGACCGAATCATGACCTCAGATTTCGAGCTCCATATGGGTCAAAACGCCGAATGCCGCGCGCTGTGCACACGAGAGATCGAGCGCAAAGATGTAAAATGGGGCCGCCAGCTCATTAGAGAGGGCTATGTGGCAGAATGGATCGCGGACAATTTGCCTGGGGCAACAAGTTTCGTGACCGTCGATCGAACCCGGAAATATTACGCATCCGGCTTCAAGTTAGGGTACCAGGAATTCTCGCCCGTCGATGGCAAACTGCGCTATTTCATCAACAATCATTTTACCATCGTGATCCGCTGGCGCGCCGCACCCGAAGGGGGCAAGACCGTTGTTGGATTCGAAGTATACCCGAAAAGTATTTCCGCCAAGGATCATGGAGAAAATGGATGCCCTGAGCACGTTCACGAGGAGCATGAAGGTCTTGAGCTATACATACCGCCAAACATTGAGCGCCTCCGGGAGAAGTACCCTGGATCGTCCTATCttccagaagatgatgattaTGATGACGGGGCCAAATTGAAGGTTCCAATCACGTATTCCGTCTATTTCAAGGAAGAGAACGGAGTTGACTGGTGGAGCCGCTGGGACCTCTACTTCAGCAAGCAAGATGACAGTACAATGACACACTGGCTAGCTGTTCTTAACTCCTTGACGATTTCTGGTGTTTTGGGCGTCGCAGTGTACGTCATCTGGAACAGAACTGTCCAGGGAGATATCAAGGGCCGAGGCGATGGGGCGATGGATGAGGGGAAAGTAAGGAGAAGCGGGTCGAAGAAAGAGGGGCTCTTGGACCAAACCGCAGATGTTGAGAGGGAGGGAGATCTCTCCTCTGACGACGAAGGCATAGAGGATGTCAGCGGTTGGAAACTCCTGCACGGTGATGTATTCCGGGTGCCCGAGTTTAGCGGACTCCTTGCGCCTCTTGTTGGCTCGGGAATGCagctcttcttcatggcTTCCGGATTACTGATTCTCAGCTGCTTGGGTATTCTGAATCCAAGCTTCCGCGGTGGTTTCGTCAGCGTCGGTATGGGGTTGTTCGTTTTCGCCGGAGTTTTCTCTGGATACTTCTCTGGAAGTCTATACAAGACATTCGGCGGAGTGAGCTGGCGGAAAAACACACTGATT ACTGCGCTTTTCTTCCCTGGTCTGACATTCTGCCTCATTTTCATCCTGAATCTTTTTGTCTGGGCACAGGCATCCAGCACAGCAATCCCATTCGGCACGCTAATCGGAATTGTGGTTCTTTGGCTGTTGATTCAGGTTCCTCTGGTGTATGCAGGTAGCTGGTACGGTTTTATGCGAGCCAAGCCTTGGGAGCATCCTACCAAGACCTCCTCGATTCCGCGCCAGATTCCGCCACTACCGTGGTACTTGCATAGCGTCCAGGGGACCATCCTTACGGGATTGACTCCATTCGCAGTCTTGTTCATTGAGCTTCTCTTCGTATTCAAGAATTTATGGCAGGACAAGAGTGGATACTATTACGTGTTCGGTTTCCTGAGCGCCGTGACAACGATCTTGATGATCACGGTCAGCGAAGTGACGATCATTGCAACGTATAGTCAACTTTGCGCCGAG AATTACCATTGGTGGTGGCAGAGTTTCCTTACGGGTGGAAGCAGCGCATTCTGGGTCTTCGCCTATTGCATTTGGTACTACTATTTCCACCTGCACATCACGGGATTCGTATCGAGCCTGCTATTTTTCAGCTATAGCTTCCTTGCATGCGCTGTGTACGGCCTGTTAACAGGGACAGTTGGGTTCCTGACTGCGTACGCGTTCATCCGTCGCATTTATAG CTCGGTCAAGGTAGATTAA